In the genome of Candidatus Phytoplasma solani, the window GATTCTAATTTCTTGGTTTGTGTCGTTTTTCATTTTTTTCTCCTTTTAGATTGTTTTGTTGGCTATAAAAATAATAACCCCTAATTTGCGAAAATAAAACGCAAAATTTAGGGGTATATACGTGTTTATAAGGGTATGTTAATGTGGTTTATATGTGCGAGTGTAATATGTTGGTGAAAAAAAGTAATAATTTAATTAATTACTTCAACTTTGTATTCTCCAAAGAAATGAACGGCTAAATCGACTATGATTTTCTTTTTGGCCTCTTCATAAGTAATGTATGGAGCTAAAAAACATTTTTGATATGCTTCTTTTCCGTATTGACGTAATAAATCATCAACATCTTTACAAGTTTTGTCATAAGGGGGTAAAATGCGTCTAATGATAAGCTCCACAAAAATAGAACCAGTTGAGAGCAACAATTTTGTCGAAAAAAAATATGATTTTTTTCGAAAAACTGCACTGTTCCAAAACTTTAGACACTTTTTATTTTTTAAAAATTCTTTAAGACTAACTATTAAGTTAGTCTTTTTTTGTTTTAAAGACTAAAAAATAATTTCATATCTTTTCTAAAAACGTTTTTAGAAAGGATTAAAATGTTAAGACAAAAATTATTTAAAGATTTTTTAAAAAATAAAAAGAATTTAGAGGCCCGCAATCAATTAATTGAACTTCATTATCCGTTAGCAAAAAAATTATCAAACAAATTTAATTTCTATCCGCGAGTTTTGACTAAAGAGGATTTATACCAGGAAGGGATTTTAGGTTTAATCAAAGCCCTAAATAATTACCATGACTTAGGTTACGACTTTATCGCCTACGCTACTCCCACCATCAAATCGGAAATCCGCGAATTAATAAGAAAAAGCCATTCCCCTTCAATCCCCCAAAAAACCACCAAACCAAGAAATATCAGTTTTAACGAAAACCAACACTCACAACAAACAATTTACGACAAAATCCCCAATCCGCATCAATTATGGTTAAAACAAGTAAAACACGAATTATTAATAAAAAAATTAAAAACCAAACTAAGTAAAAATGAATTCAACGTTATTTGTTTGAGTTTTGGCGTTACTACAAAAAACATTAACGACACACATCAACCAACATATACAAATCAAGAAATAGCTACAAAATTAAATTTAACTTTAAAACAAATAGAAAAATTAAAAGAACACGCCATTCAAAAACTAACCCCAAATAATAAAAAAAATAAGGAGAAAATATAAAAAAATGTTAAACAAAGTTCAATTAATCGGCAATATCGCCCATAACTTAGAAAAACAATACATTAATAGTAGAGATTATATGCCACAAACAAAAGAGGTGCAAGGATACACAGCGATGGCACAAAGCTGCACAACGGAAGCGCAAAAATACACATCGGATGCGCAAGAATGCACAGCGGAGGCGCAAAAATACCCAGAGAATGCGCAAGAATACACAGCGGAGGCACAAAGATACACAACCTATGCGCAAGAATCCACAGCGTTGTCGCAAGAATGCACAGCGAAGGCACAAAATATAATAAATTCTTTACAATCAACTAATCAACCTAAAAATATATCAATTAATTTAACTACAAAAACTATTCCTGATTATTTAACTGGAGGAACAAAATCAGTTCCATATTGTGAAGTCACTTATGATTTACAAGAATTAAAAGACTTTATTAACAAATTAGACTTATCAAACAATTCTCACTTACAAAAAATAAGACAATTTGTAAATGATTATACACAACCAGTGAGTAAACCAATAGAAGAAGGTGATAACGACATGATGTAATTAAAAAGACTAGATTTAAAACCTAGTCTTTTTTAATATGTAAAAAACGCATTTAAAAGGCCTTTAATGGCCTTGTAGATGATAATTAATATAAAATCTAAATTAAAAAAATAAAAGCGATAATTATTTGTAATTTTAAATTAATACCAAAAAAAACTCCAAACTGTCAAAAAGAAAAATTAAATAACAAAACTTGACAAGAAAAGAGCAAGGAGTGACAAAAAAAACAAAGAAACTAAAAAAACTAAAACATTATTATAAATATGTAACAAATATTTTTTCTGATGATTGGTATATTGACGGACATACATGCGGGACTGTTTATTATAATTTTTTAGATACTACTCGACCTCCTCAAAAACCAAAAGAATTAGAATAATTTTTAACTACAATGCCCTAAATGGTTACTCGAAGAAGACAAAGACTTTTTCATGGATGAAGTTAATTGTCCTACAAACAAAAAAAGATGAAGATAATCATGTTATATGTAAAACCTACTACCTCCACTTCAATCCCAAAAAAGCTATATAACCCTTTATACAGAAAAACACAACCTTAAAACATAAAAACCCACAATACACTTAAAACACATTATTTTATCCCTTAATAACATTTTATATAATTATTTGAAGTCCGCCTCAAACAACATTGTTACAAACAATTTAAAGACCAATATTTTGAATAAACAAATATTAAGCAAAACAAATCATAACCAAGACTCTCTTTATGAGAGTCTTTTTTTTATATCCAAAATAAAATTAAAGGAGAATTAAAATGGATAAAAATAGAATAAAAATAGTTAACAAAAATTTTAAAAAATTTCATAATATTTTCGACCGTCTTATTTCAAAATATTATTATAGAAACACCAAAACATTACAAAAAATGGAAAATATGGCTTTAATTGATGTGTTTATTAATAGTTTAGAATTAATATACCTTCAAATTCCTAAAAAACAATTAATTTTCCATTTCAAAAATTGGGACGAAAGTTATTCCACGTTCAGTTTTGAAATTTACGATAATAATTTCATCATTCGTGGGAAAATGGCAGTTTTTTATTTAGAAGATAAAGAAGACATTATTCCCATAATTGAATTAAGCCAACAAGAAATTGGTTTTTTTACTGATTTTAATATACTTATTTTTTTAGATCGAACTGAAAAATTTTGGGACGCAAACTTGAATACAACCATTCAAGAATTAAACAAAGGAAAACAATTTTTGACTCAATCAATCGGAAGTGATGTTGTAATTTTAAAATATGACTCATCCCCCAATTTTAAAACATTAATTTATTCCTTGCATTTCCCTATTTTTAAAAACTAAAACAAACCCTAATTTAGACCTTCAAATTGAAGGTCTTTTTTTATGCCCAAATTAAGATTAAAAGGAGAAAAAATCATGAAATTAATCGTTTTCGAAGGACTTGACGGCAGTGGAAAAACAAGTCTAATAAAAAGCGTGGGCGCCAAAGATGCCTAAATATCGTGTTATCTAACCAATAACCAGTGCGATAAACACTGAAAGGAGATAGTCGGTCCGTTAAACGAAAGAATCATGGGTTACAGCAGACTATCAAAGCGGGTTGAGACGAAGTTAGTTAGTCAAGATGATACCGCCACCAAATTGTCCCATGGATAAGCCTGCAATGGCCTAAGAAGAAAAGCAGATGTAATTTGTTAACCTAGTACGCAAACTACCGAAACCGTATAGTCCAGAGTCTATCAATATATAACGCTTGTATTGGATAGTTTATCAACAAAAACAACCTGGAATCTCACCGACAGTCAGGAAAGACATTAAAACATAAGCGGTTACTTCACCTAAAGGACAAAGGTAGATATTTAGAGTAACTTGGAGAATCCTAAAAGCAAGTTATTTAATTAACAGGTCAAGGAATAAATGCTAAGACGCTCAAGGATAAAGAGACTTTTTAGTAGTCGGAGAAGTAAAACTTAGTTTGGAATAACTAAGATAATCGACCTCCCAAGAAGAAGGTTAACAACCCTCATAGGGCAAAAGAAGTCAGTAATTTATTATTTATTCAATGTAATCAAGAGGGGAGTTGATAAATTATGTCAACAACTGTATCACTAGAAACTAAGCTTTCGCGAACATTGAATAAGATTCAATATTGTTCCACAAACAACTATCCTTTAAAAAGGGAATTACAGCAAGGAATGAATAACTTTCATAATACGTTAACGGCGTTCAACAGAATCGCCGCAAACAAAGGTGCGGGTACACCAGGAATTGACAATAAAACCATTGACGGTATCAATTTAGGAAAACTAGAAAGATACCACAAGGAATATGTCAATAACTGTTACAATCCGAACCCTGTTAAAAGAATACTCATTCCCAAAGACAACGATAAGGTTAGACCTCTTGGAATACCTACCATAAAAGATAGGTTGATACAAAAAGGTCTCGAACAACTCTTAAATCCATACTTTGAAAAAATCTTTTCAGAATGGAGCTTTGGATTTAGAACCAAAAAATCTTGTCACGACGCAATAAAACGCGTCAGACAAAGATTTACGGGAATTGATTACATTATCAAAATTGACCTGAAAGGTTATTTTGATACTATCAACCATGAAATTCTTATGAGAACTTTAAATCAGTTCATCAAAAAGAACAAAACCCTTGCAACCATTCATAAATGGTTAAAAGCTGGATTTATGAAAGACGGTATCAAATATGAATCTTTATCTGGTTCTCCCCAAGGAGGAATTATTTCCCCTTTGTTGGCGAATGTATATTTACATTACATTGACCTTAAAATGGATGAACTAATTAAAGAAGGAACACCAATAAGGAAAGCAAACCCAGAATATGGAAAAGCATACCATCAAGGAATGCATCATAAACTGGGGATTGATAGACAAATTAACCTAAATCCAAAAACAAGAGTTGAATATATCCGATATGCCGATGATTTTATCATAGGAATTAAAGGAAAATATGACAAAGCTGAAACTATTAAAAACCAAGTGACTCAATGGCTAGAACAAGATTTAAAACTAACAATTAGTAAAAATAAATCAAAAATTGTAAAAGCCAACAAGGGCACAAGGTTTCTATCCTACATGATTAAGGTAAAACCAACCAGTAGCAAACTCACCAAGAAAACCCACAAAAAATCCCTAAACGGTCGGGTACAAATCCAAGTTCCCAAAGCAAAAGCCAAAGAATATGGATATGAATACAATTGGTTAAAAAGAGAAAAGATTAAGCATGATGAAACATTAGCAAGTAGGGACGAATTAGAAATAATACGCACTTATAAAACAATCGTATGTGGAATCATCCAATACTTTTGCTTAGCTAACAATCTAAATGCATTAACCCATCTAACCTATCTAGCTGAATATAGTTGTTTGAAAACCTTGGCAAGAAAACGGAAAACGTCACTTGCCAGAGTTCGAAAGAAATTTAGTAGAGGCTCAACTTGGGCCATCCCTTATATTAATAAAGGGAAAACCAAGTATGAAT includes:
- a CDS encoding sigma-70 family RNA polymerase sigma factor, producing the protein MLRQKLFKDFLKNKKNLEARNQLIELHYPLAKKLSNKFNFYPRVLTKEDLYQEGILGLIKALNNYHDLGYDFIAYATPTIKSEIRELIRKSHSPSIPQKTTKPRNISFNENQHSQQTIYDKIPNPHQLWLKQVKHELLIKKLKTKLSKNEFNVICLSFGVTTKNINDTHQPTYTNQEIATKLNLTLKQIEKLKEHAIQKLTPNNKKNKEKI
- the ltrA gene encoding group II intron reverse transcriptase/maturase; its protein translation is MSTTVSLETKLSRTLNKIQYCSTNNYPLKRELQQGMNNFHNTLTAFNRIAANKGAGTPGIDNKTIDGINLGKLERYHKEYVNNCYNPNPVKRILIPKDNDKVRPLGIPTIKDRLIQKGLEQLLNPYFEKIFSEWSFGFRTKKSCHDAIKRVRQRFTGIDYIIKIDLKGYFDTINHEILMRTLNQFIKKNKTLATIHKWLKAGFMKDGIKYESLSGSPQGGIISPLLANVYLHYIDLKMDELIKEGTPIRKANPEYGKAYHQGMHHKLGIDRQINLNPKTRVEYIRYADDFIIGIKGKYDKAETIKNQVTQWLEQDLKLTISKNKSKIVKANKGTRFLSYMIKVKPTSSKLTKKTHKKSLNGRVQIQVPKAKAKEYGYEYNWLKREKIKHDETLASRDELEIIRTYKTIVCGIIQYFCLANNLNALTHLTYLAEYSCLKTLARKRKTSLARVRKKFSRGSTWAIPYINKGKTKYESWIVYSWDKIKKMRSYKENPDITINSFIFQGRTNLTDRLKAECCEKCGKTTQLHIHHIGTVRNANRKSMVNKSTKVLCMGCHRKITNQQMHDIRLNKKSKRTIRINS